ACAAATTAGATCCAGGAAATCGATGTATCCAGATTTTAAAAAGGTCAaagatttaaatatatttttaaattcttagaGACTTAAATATTCCGTGTATCAAAAAGTCAGGAATCAATTTGTTCTTTTCTCAAACATAAATAAGAAACAAACTGCTTAGTGATTCACATATACCTGTTTCATCTTACTTAGCATGTTAGAATCTGGGACTTTACCCTTGCAAATTTGGAGTGCCTCAGCTCGAACGAGGTCTTGCCACTTCTGATTTGAGGCCAACAAAAGGAGGCACCAAGCAGCAGAGACTGCAGTGGTCTCATAACCTGCCAAGTATATATTCTTGCAGTTATCAACAATGAAGTTTTCAATGGCCTCTTCAGTCAGTTTACTGTCTTTGGTAGCTTCAAGAACCATTTGCAACATGTCTTTCTCATCATCACCTGATTcctttctcttcttcaccaCTTGGAGTATACAGTTTCTCACATCCTTTTCTAGTGCTTTTGCTTCTCTGTTGTTCTTTGTTGGAAGGTATCTATAACATATAAATCATCATCAATTAGTGATCaaatatatattcaattttGTCCCAGAAAATATTagtagaataattttttttacatgaaTATTCAATTATATATTATCGTATAAGtaaaaattatggttttaagAATTAGTTAAAATTGGGCGGTTCAATCGGATTAACCAAAAGCTTACCACAAGATCAGTAAATTGATCAATCTGTCTAATTTTTTAGTCGTTAtctgttttaaaataaataattttattatatttgatttaACTCCATTTGTATCTTAATTGAACTTTAAACCTTTGAACTTTTAATTTTACCTGTTTAATTATTGGTTCAATTTTCATAGTCttggtaaaaataattaatttttgcaTCTATTATATGAATATGATTATCCAATAAACAATTTCTTACCTCATTCCTGGAATCCATGTAGCCATAGCATTCTTGGACATAACCTCTTGGAGAGCTCCAAGTTTGGAGAAAATTTCTTCTCCCTTGGAAAAATTGCTACCAAAGCATGCCCTTGAAATAACATCCCCAGAAAATTTTCTAAAGTACTTATCAACTTTTATATTTGCACTTCCACCCTTTGCCTCTATTCTATTACTCCATGAGTTTACCAAAGAAATAGCAGACTCCCCGATTATAGTCATCATTCCCTTTGGAGAACATTTGAAAACATATTGCAAGCTAAGAGGccaaattaatttataaaaatatataccaACACAAATCAAACTTAAAAACTTAGGCTAACTTTCATTTGCGTTTTCATTTTCAAATATTCTGTTTTCACTTATTTTTCCtcgtaaaattttaaaaacaaaaaatactgAAAATGAAAACGCAAACTAAACAGGCCGTAGAGATGGAGGCCAATTCGTGGTTTATTAATATACCTTAACCTTTTCCATGTATAGCTCTGGAGCTAGGATCTTTCTTTGGTTTGCCCATATGGTTCCATTTGATGTTATGATTCCCTTACCAAGCAATGGTCCTAACTCTCTCCTCTGATATGAAGGCTTTCCCAAGTCCAAGGATGTACATGTAATAATATCTCTTATTATCTCAGGTTTGTCCACAAACAATATTTGTGTGTTCCCAAGAGAAAACATGAACAATTTACCTGTTTTCTCgaataaataataattcaaataaGCTATTATCTATGTTCACATATGATCAAATAAATTGAGGTATTGTAGTGTGTAGTACCATATTTTTGCCTCCATTTCTCAATGAAAGGGAAGTTAAGTGAAGCACAATCATGGACATCAATGGGTTGTAGAGAATGAGATTTTGGAGTAGTTGTAAGCTGCTTGGACTTCTTTATTTCCCTAATATTTCCAAGTATAAAAGTTGTAGGTGGACCATTTATACCTTGCCTAATTAACTTAGATCTAAGTCTCTTTGGCTTCCCAACTAGGCTATTGTACAAAACTAACAAGAGAAACAACACAAAAGAGCCTACCGATAATACAATACATGTGAAAATCTCTGAATCAAATAAGAGCTGCATGGTTAAAGGATTTGTAGTATTGGCCATGAaaatctaacttactatcttatTTCTAAGGTCATTTTCCCACAAGAGAAGTGAATTTCTTCTTTAAATGGCTCCCTAAGGATGAATATGTTACTGGTAGGggaaaaagaattaaaataacaataataattttataaggTATTAAACTCACACAACTTGCATGAATTGCATGAACAGTAAAGAGTAAACTGTCAAAATGGTATCGAAAGTTCACACAGTTGATAAAAAAACCACAAAAAATGCTAACGATAAATAAGTTTTTGAAAGATTTAAAAATGCGATAAAA
The Arachis stenosperma cultivar V10309 chromosome 7, arast.V10309.gnm1.PFL2, whole genome shotgun sequence genome window above contains:
- the LOC130939541 gene encoding cytochrome P450 714C2-like, yielding MQLLFDSEIFTCIVLSVGSFVLFLLLVLYNSLVGKPKRLRSKLIRQGINGPPTTFILGNIREIKKSKQLTTTPKSHSLQPIDVHDCASLNFPFIEKWRQKYGKLFMFSLGNTQILFVDKPEIIRDIITCTSLDLGKPSYQRRELGPLLGKGIITSNGTIWANQRKILAPELYMEKVKGMMTIIGESAISLVNSWSNRIEAKGGSANIKVDKYFRKFSGDVISRACFGSNFSKGEEIFSKLGALQEVMSKNAMATWIPGMRYLPTKNNREAKALEKDVRNCILQVVKKRKESGDDEKDMLQMVLEATKDSKLTEEAIENFIVDNCKNIYLAGYETTAVSAAWCLLLLASNQKWQDLVRAEALQICKGKVPDSNMLSKMKQLTMVIHETLRLYSPIPVISREALKDMKFGNLNVPKGVIIWAMTLTSHTDTDIWGLDAYKFKPERFANGVSGACKLPHMYMPFGMGPRVCLGRDLAITELKILLSLILCNFSFSLSPKYIHSPSLKLVVEPEFGVDLLVKKL